In Methanosarcina siciliae T4/M, one genomic interval encodes:
- a CDS encoding MATE family efflux transporter: protein MHNNPVEKAGLFSSAAESKTKGVDTLLGDPKKAILKLAIPMIVAMSVQNIYQLVDTYWVSGLGADALAAMGFVFPFFFISMSLSNGLGIGGGAAISRRIGARDKEGADEVAVHTIILILILVLVFSIPFYTFAPQIFTPVGAGKTTGLAVAYARVIFLGSIVVFFTNVANSIIRSEGDSKRAMQAMVLGAGLNIILDPIFIYTLKLGIAGAAWATLVSLAILHS, encoded by the coding sequence ATGCACAATAATCCGGTCGAAAAAGCAGGCCTGTTCAGCTCTGCTGCAGAATCGAAAACAAAAGGTGTTGATACACTTCTCGGTGATCCCAAAAAAGCCATCTTAAAACTGGCAATTCCCATGATTGTTGCCATGTCCGTACAGAACATTTACCAGCTGGTCGATACCTACTGGGTCTCGGGGCTCGGAGCCGACGCCCTGGCAGCAATGGGCTTTGTTTTTCCTTTTTTCTTCATCAGCATGTCCCTTTCGAACGGGCTAGGGATAGGAGGGGGAGCCGCAATTTCCCGCAGAATCGGAGCCAGGGACAAAGAAGGAGCTGACGAGGTTGCGGTGCACACTATAATATTGATACTTATCCTCGTGCTCGTATTTTCCATACCTTTCTACACTTTTGCCCCGCAAATCTTTACCCCGGTCGGGGCGGGAAAAACTACGGGACTTGCCGTGGCCTATGCAAGAGTTATCTTTCTGGGGAGCATCGTGGTCTTTTTCACCAACGTGGCCAACTCCATCATCCGAAGCGAAGGAGACTCAAAAAGGGCGATGCAGGCTATGGTACTCGGAGCGGGCCTGAATATCATCCTGGACCCGATTTTCATTTATACCCTGAAACTGGGGATTGCCGGGGCAGCCTGGGCCACATTGGTTTCACTGGCGATTCTTCACTCCTGA
- the cfbA gene encoding sirohydrochlorin nickelochelatase yields the protein MFRIKRCRHAYRNEALKMTEKIGILAIGHGSKLPYNKEVVTQIAAYIAEKHIDVVIRAGFMENSEPALGEAIAAFSGTGVTKVAAVPVFLTSGLHIEEDIPAILNLDENGCGCLSIDGKEVPLCYAKPLGADELIADLVYRRVEEAL from the coding sequence ATGTTTCGGATTAAACGGTGCAGACATGCATACAGAAATGAGGCACTAAAAATGACAGAAAAAATCGGAATCCTGGCCATCGGGCACGGAAGCAAACTACCTTACAACAAGGAAGTCGTTACACAGATCGCTGCTTACATTGCAGAGAAGCACATTGACGTGGTTATAAGAGCCGGTTTCATGGAGAACAGTGAGCCTGCCCTGGGCGAGGCTATTGCAGCATTCTCCGGGACAGGAGTGACGAAAGTCGCAGCCGTGCCGGTCTTCTTAACCTCGGGGTTGCACATCGAAGAAGACATCCCGGCTATCCTCAACCTGGACGAGAATGGTTGCGGGTGCCTTAGCATCGACGGGAAAGAAGTTCCCCTCTGCTATGCAAAGCCTCTGGGCGCCGACGAGCTCATTGCCGACCTGGTATACAGGAGAGTAGAAGAAGCACTCTAA
- a CDS encoding SAM-dependent methyltransferase: protein MGIAVLARHPSMEAVVFDQPAVVNVTEEFIAEYGLSDRMTTIGGDYLNGPIGGGYDLVLASCTLNFARDCMDKMVKKIYDALNPGGVFVSLHDGMCDEGTAPVVHVLNMMSSALSGYNCSLRKGLIANAMLNAGFRSVRSQPVRLDVGLFDMDIARKAPRTED, encoded by the coding sequence ATGGGAATTGCGGTTTTGGCCCGGCACCCCTCTATGGAAGCTGTCGTGTTTGACCAGCCGGCCGTGGTCAATGTCACTGAGGAATTCATCGCAGAATACGGCCTTTCTGACAGGATGACAACAATTGGCGGGGATTACCTGAACGGTCCTATTGGCGGTGGGTATGACCTGGTCCTGGCAAGTTGTACGCTCAATTTTGCCAGGGACTGCATGGATAAGATGGTGAAAAAAATCTATGATGCTCTAAATCCGGGAGGAGTCTTTGTCAGTCTTCATGACGGGATGTGTGATGAAGGCACAGCCCCGGTGGTTCATGTCCTCAATATGATGTCCAGTGCACTATCCGGATACAACTGCAGCCTCAGGAAGGGGCTTATTGCAAACGCGATGCTTAATGCCGGATTCCGGTCGGTCCGTTCACAGCCGGTCAGGCTTGACGTAGGGCTTTTCGATATGGACATTGCCCGGAAAGCTCCCAGAACAGAGGATTGA
- a CDS encoding nucleotide-binding protein, which produces MKLVICGKGGSGKSTIAALLAKSLVKNGSSVLVIDTDESNFGLHRQLGIDLPPDFTDYFGGKKTVLEKIMQAEPDW; this is translated from the coding sequence ATGAAACTCGTTATATGTGGAAAAGGTGGGAGCGGTAAGAGTACCATTGCGGCTCTCCTTGCAAAGTCCCTTGTAAAAAATGGAAGTTCTGTTCTTGTCATCGATACCGACGAATCGAATTTTGGGCTCCACCGGCAACTGGGAATCGACCTTCCCCCCGATTTCACGGATTATTTCGGGGGCAAGAAGACAGTCCTTGAGAAAATCATGCAGGCCGAACCCGACTGGTAA
- a CDS encoding MATE family efflux transporter, with translation MFNWFFFKKNTYISFNFRGFGFKRDIVKDILSIGIPSSIQHITLSITLLAMNLIIIAVSDTDSVAVFSTGWKVITVACAPLMGVATAVVSVSGASFGARAFEKAETALTYSIKLGLLIEAGIALLIFALAPQIAAVFTRAETATHIAGDLEVFLRIVSIYLPTVGFGMLSSCIFQGAGKGMDALTATILRTIITPLFATIFAFTLNMGIKGIWWGLVAGNGISCVIIFSWVKIFLRDIVITEKTAIITVESIA, from the coding sequence ATGTTTAACTGGTTCTTTTTCAAGAAAAACACCTACATATCCTTCAACTTTCGGGGCTTCGGCTTCAAAAGAGACATCGTAAAAGACATTCTCAGTATCGGAATTCCGTCTTCGATCCAGCACATTACACTGTCCATTACCCTGCTTGCAATGAACCTAATCATCATTGCGGTCAGCGACACCGACAGTGTTGCGGTATTTTCCACGGGCTGGAAGGTTATAACAGTCGCCTGCGCGCCCCTTATGGGGGTAGCAACAGCCGTTGTCTCCGTAAGCGGGGCTTCCTTCGGGGCCCGAGCTTTTGAAAAAGCGGAAACTGCCCTTACATACTCGATAAAGCTGGGACTCCTTATAGAAGCAGGGATTGCCCTCCTGATTTTTGCATTGGCCCCTCAAATAGCAGCCGTTTTTACCCGGGCCGAAACCGCAACTCATATTGCAGGAGACCTTGAAGTATTTTTAAGAATTGTCTCCATTTACCTGCCAACGGTCGGGTTTGGAATGCTGTCCTCATGTATTTTCCAGGGAGCCGGAAAAGGGATGGACGCCCTTACTGCAACGATCCTGAGGACCATAATAACTCCCCTCTTTGCAACTATATTTGCTTTTACCCTCAACATGGGAATAAAAGGAATCTGGTGGGGACTTGTTGCAGGCAACGGCATTTCATGCGTGATCATCTTTTCATGGGTGAAGATATTCCTGAGAGATATAGTAATAACAGAAAAAACGGCAATTATAACGGTAGAGAGCATAGCTTGA
- a CDS encoding caspase family protein, which produces MAGQRALCVGINKFQNYPQAALNGCVNDADDMVSVLKQHMGFTHGDIVSLTDAQATKANIMANLKEMVDGAKNGKYNYLFFSISSHGTQVPDQNKDERDYADEAFCPTDLAQKGNVWDPAHIITDDELNELFSSLPSPVELECVFDTCHSGDGLRAIDLLLDRKPRFMPPPSLEAFKQVKDYMPRGMAESLKVKGIGVEHTLWSACRSDQTSADAKITGDWHGAFTYYFCQNINKSQNKLFREELLEKVREDLEEGSFTQIPQLDTAATRRFLSAGLSKEAIPTMA; this is translated from the coding sequence ATGGCAGGTCAGAGAGCTTTGTGTGTTGGAATTAATAAATTTCAGAACTATCCTCAAGCAGCTTTAAACGGATGCGTAAATGATGCTGATGACATGGTTTCCGTCCTGAAACAGCATATGGGCTTCACACATGGAGATATCGTCAGTCTCACAGACGCCCAGGCCACCAAGGCCAATATCATGGCAAACCTGAAAGAGATGGTTGATGGTGCAAAGAACGGAAAATATAACTACCTGTTTTTCAGCATTTCCAGCCATGGTACTCAGGTTCCGGACCAGAACAAAGATGAGCGAGATTACGCAGATGAAGCCTTCTGCCCCACCGACCTTGCTCAGAAAGGGAATGTATGGGACCCTGCTCACATTATAACTGATGATGAGCTAAATGAGCTTTTCAGTTCATTGCCCTCGCCAGTGGAGCTTGAGTGCGTTTTTGATACTTGCCACAGTGGAGACGGCTTGAGAGCTATTGATTTATTGCTGGATCGAAAGCCCAGATTCATGCCGCCGCCTTCTCTGGAGGCTTTCAAGCAGGTAAAAGATTACATGCCCAGAGGGATGGCCGAATCTCTGAAAGTGAAGGGAATAGGTGTTGAGCACACCCTGTGGTCTGCATGTCGGTCTGACCAGACCAGTGCGGATGCCAAAATAACCGGGGACTGGCATGGTGCTTTCACTTATTATTTTTGCCAGAACATAAATAAGAGTCAGAATAAGTTGTTCCGTGAGGAACTACTTGAGAAGGTGAGGGAAGATCTCGAGGAGGGGTCATTCACACAGATACCCCAGCTGGATACGGCAGCTACCAGAAGGTTTTTGTCCGCTGGATTAAGTAAGGAGGCTATCCCAACGATGGCATGA
- a CDS encoding FecCD family ABC transporter permease yields the protein MDCNSQKNMCQTEAGNITERYYHFIHKKALFIAALCLLIVISIGIAASTGSADISFGDVYASILSKIFPDAAESSWVADVCLWKLRFPRIFMGLFAGVALGTAGCAMQGALKNPLADPYMLGIASAAGFGAAIAIIFGTGLFAGKYLIVGNAFFFSLLAAAIIIAISERKGGSAEAMVLTGIAVMFFFQALTTFVEYFADAEAVKGAMFWMVGDLGKARWEDFCFVIPIVGVLVPLLIWKSWDLNIIGTGDESAKSLGINVKRFRVLIMAASSLLVAGVVCFVGAIGFIGLISPHICRLIIGGDNRFLIPVSGLMGAVFLILSDSIARTLLSPVIVPVGVVTAFLGVPFFVYLIMYRREYC from the coding sequence ATGGATTGTAATTCTCAAAAAAACATGTGCCAAACGGAAGCAGGCAATATCACGGAGAGATATTATCATTTTATCCATAAAAAGGCCCTCTTTATTGCTGCCTTATGCCTGCTCATCGTCATCAGCATCGGGATTGCCGCATCCACAGGATCTGCCGATATCTCTTTCGGGGATGTTTATGCCTCGATTCTCAGCAAAATATTTCCTGATGCTGCGGAGAGTTCCTGGGTAGCGGATGTCTGCCTCTGGAAACTCCGCTTCCCCCGTATTTTTATGGGGCTCTTTGCCGGGGTTGCCCTCGGGACAGCCGGGTGTGCTATGCAGGGGGCTTTGAAAAACCCGCTTGCTGATCCGTATATGCTCGGAATTGCGTCGGCAGCCGGGTTTGGTGCGGCGATCGCGATCATCTTCGGGACCGGGCTTTTTGCCGGCAAGTATCTAATCGTCGGGAATGCCTTTTTCTTCTCACTGCTGGCTGCCGCGATTATCATCGCAATTTCGGAGAGGAAGGGCGGTTCTGCAGAGGCGATGGTCCTGACAGGAATTGCCGTGATGTTTTTCTTTCAGGCCCTCACGACCTTTGTGGAGTATTTTGCAGATGCGGAAGCAGTAAAAGGTGCAATGTTCTGGATGGTCGGAGACCTCGGGAAAGCCAGGTGGGAGGATTTCTGCTTTGTGATCCCGATCGTAGGGGTCCTTGTTCCCTTACTTATCTGGAAGTCATGGGACCTCAATATCATAGGGACAGGGGACGAGAGTGCAAAGAGCCTCGGGATAAATGTCAAAAGGTTCCGGGTCCTCATCATGGCAGCCTCCTCCCTTCTGGTTGCAGGAGTTGTCTGCTTTGTCGGAGCTATAGGGTTTATCGGCCTGATCTCCCCGCATATCTGCCGGCTGATCATTGGGGGAGACAACCGCTTCCTGATCCCTGTATCCGGGCTGATGGGGGCGGTTTTCCTGATCCTCTCCGATTCTATTGCCCGGACATTGCTTTCGCCTGTGATAGTCCCCGTAGGGGTAGTCACTGCATTCCTGGGTGTTCCTTTCTTTGTATATCTGATCATGTACAGGAGGGAGTACTGTTGA
- a CDS encoding methyltransferase family protein: protein MKNLPEIQVPLTRIYEMSLASVQTNAMVAGVELAVFDRLGKPVRAEELAETCGFDAGTTAEYLNVLTACGLVIKKDGCYRNSPEAEQYLVTGRPTYYGDLILLEYERLAMSPKTIAERVKNGPVFQKDDGNMSSEEFWIQYARSMANWERAGTAQMLADTIASLPEFSSMRKMLDLGGVRA from the coding sequence ATGAAAAATCTACCAGAAATTCAGGTTCCATTAACCCGAATCTATGAAATGTCCCTTGCATCCGTTCAGACAAATGCGATGGTTGCGGGAGTTGAGCTTGCTGTCTTCGACCGGCTCGGCAAACCTGTCCGGGCAGAAGAACTTGCTGAGACATGCGGGTTTGATGCCGGAACAACGGCAGAATATCTCAATGTACTGACTGCCTGCGGACTTGTGATAAAAAAGGACGGGTGCTACCGGAACAGTCCGGAGGCTGAGCAGTACCTGGTCACCGGTCGCCCAACCTACTACGGGGATCTCATTTTGCTTGAGTATGAACGTTTGGCCATGAGTCCGAAAACGATCGCCGAAAGGGTCAAAAACGGCCCTGTTTTCCAGAAAGATGACGGGAACATGAGTTCTGAGGAGTTCTGGATACAATATGCGCGATCCATGGCAAACTGGGAGCGTGCCGGAACCGCCCAGATGCTTGCGGATACTATCGCGTCATTGCCGGAATTTTCTTCGATGCGGAAAATGCTTGACCTCGGCGGGGTCCGGGCCTGA
- a CDS encoding MATE family efflux transporter, which translates to MYSAPAEKTDSGNFPEEMNAEGVEILSGDPKKAIIKLSVPMIVAMSVQTVYQLVDTYWVSGLGADALAAMGFVFPFFFISMALSNGLGIGGGSAISRRIGARDKAGADNVAVHTIVMMMLLVLIFTIPFYVFAPQIFSLVGAGQTTYLAVAYARVIFLGSLVVFFTNVANAILRAEGDSKRAMQAMVLGAALNIVLDPIFIYTFNMGIAGAAWATLLSLAVSSLMMLNWLFLRKDTFVSFNFKDFSFEKDIVNDIFRVTIPASTQQLSMSLSMLILNLIIVNVSNTDGVAVYSTGWRVATIAIAPLIGIATAMVSVSGAAFGAKEFEKAKTAHTYAIKLGLLIESGVAVFTFIFAPQIAAVFTQTEDAAHIAPDLVHFLRVICIFYPSVSLGMLSTSFFQGAGKGMNALTANLLRTIVFTPLFAALFAFTLNMGQVGAWWGIVIGNGMGAGVTFVWARLYLSTILKTEPLNKPVEQGF; encoded by the coding sequence ATGTACAGTGCACCAGCCGAAAAAACGGATTCCGGAAATTTTCCGGAGGAAATGAATGCGGAAGGAGTTGAAATCCTTTCCGGAGACCCGAAAAAAGCCATTATCAAACTCTCAGTCCCGATGATTGTTGCAATGTCCGTCCAGACTGTTTACCAGCTTGTAGACACCTACTGGGTTTCCGGGCTTGGGGCAGATGCGCTTGCTGCGATGGGCTTTGTATTTCCTTTCTTTTTCATAAGCATGGCTCTTTCCAATGGGCTTGGAATAGGAGGAGGGTCTGCAATTTCCAGGCGGATAGGTGCCCGGGACAAAGCAGGGGCAGACAATGTAGCCGTACATACGATTGTAATGATGATGCTGCTTGTGCTGATATTTACCATCCCCTTCTATGTTTTTGCCCCTCAGATCTTCTCTCTGGTAGGAGCAGGACAGACAACATACCTTGCAGTAGCTTACGCGAGGGTGATATTCCTCGGGAGCTTAGTAGTTTTCTTTACGAACGTAGCTAACGCCATCCTCAGGGCCGAAGGGGATTCAAAGCGGGCAATGCAGGCAATGGTCCTCGGTGCAGCCCTGAATATTGTCCTTGACCCTATTTTCATATACACTTTTAACATGGGAATTGCGGGCGCAGCCTGGGCAACCCTGCTTTCATTAGCCGTTTCTTCACTGATGATGCTGAACTGGCTCTTTTTAAGAAAGGATACTTTTGTCTCCTTCAATTTTAAAGACTTCAGCTTTGAAAAGGACATTGTAAATGACATCTTCAGGGTAACAATCCCTGCCTCGACTCAGCAGCTTTCCATGTCATTGTCCATGCTTATCCTCAACCTCATTATCGTGAATGTAAGCAATACCGACGGGGTTGCTGTCTATTCCACCGGCTGGCGGGTTGCAACCATTGCAATTGCTCCTCTGATAGGAATTGCAACAGCTATGGTTTCGGTTTCCGGAGCTGCCTTCGGAGCAAAGGAATTTGAAAAAGCCAAAACAGCCCATACCTATGCAATAAAACTGGGACTCCTCATCGAAAGCGGGGTTGCCGTATTTACTTTTATTTTTGCACCTCAGATTGCAGCCGTTTTCACGCAGACAGAAGACGCCGCCCATATCGCACCGGACCTCGTCCACTTCCTGCGTGTGATCTGTATCTTCTACCCTTCAGTCTCCTTAGGAATGCTCTCAACATCTTTCTTCCAGGGCGCGGGAAAAGGCATGAATGCCCTTACTGCAAATCTCCTGAGAACCATAGTATTTACCCCGCTCTTTGCGGCTCTTTTCGCCTTCACTCTGAACATGGGCCAGGTAGGGGCCTGGTGGGGAATTGTTATAGGAAACGGAATGGGGGCCGGAGTAACCTTTGTCTGGGCAAGGCTCTACCTCAGCACAATCCTGAAAACAGAGCCCCTGAACAAGCCTGTTGAACAGGGGTTTTGA
- the purF gene encoding amidophosphoribosyltransferase: MKEECGVAGIILPDDRPQSNAVAFKLYYALYALQHRGQESTGIMVHDGTSPLSIKGMGLVPDVYTKDSLGRLIGSAGVGHVRYSTTGESKIENCQPFILNFKGGTVAISHNGNLVNARVLKDELENEGRIFISNSDTEVIGHLLVKELIRHDPIESIRNVMRKLVGSYSLVIFINGVVYAVRDPFGLKPLCFGEVDGGYGVFSESVAIDTLNGTLIRDVRPGEVMVFTGSGFESHQLTNEPHPAHCVFEFIYFARPDSVIDGKLVYKVRERIGRELAREHDVEADIVSPVPDSGITSAIGYARESEIMYLEGLMKNRYIGRTFILPGQDLRETAVRLKMNAIQENVKGKRVVLVDDSIVRGTTSRRIIDMVRKAGASEVHARVGSPAIIAPCYLGIDMATRQELIASYKTIKEVEGLINADSLGYLSIDGLMRALECDKNDMCIGCLTGEYPVEIPGEKCRKKQSRLDDFSKAKNPSK, from the coding sequence TTGAAAGAAGAATGCGGGGTTGCAGGCATAATCCTCCCTGACGACAGGCCTCAATCAAATGCTGTCGCATTTAAGCTTTACTACGCCCTGTACGCTCTCCAGCACAGGGGACAGGAATCTACGGGTATAATGGTGCATGATGGGACATCTCCGCTCTCCATCAAGGGCATGGGACTTGTGCCGGACGTGTACACCAAGGATTCTCTGGGGCGCCTTATAGGGAGCGCAGGAGTCGGACACGTCCGTTACTCCACAACTGGCGAGTCAAAGATTGAAAACTGTCAGCCTTTTATCCTGAACTTCAAGGGTGGAACAGTTGCCATTTCCCATAACGGGAATCTGGTAAATGCCAGAGTACTTAAAGACGAGCTGGAAAACGAAGGCCGAATTTTTATAAGTAATTCCGATACCGAGGTTATCGGTCACCTGCTTGTGAAAGAACTGATACGGCATGACCCTATCGAGTCTATCAGGAATGTAATGCGCAAGCTTGTTGGCTCTTATTCTCTTGTTATTTTCATTAACGGTGTTGTATACGCTGTCAGAGATCCTTTCGGCTTGAAACCCCTCTGTTTTGGGGAAGTTGACGGCGGATACGGAGTATTTTCAGAAAGTGTTGCCATCGACACCCTGAACGGCACCCTTATCCGGGATGTCAGGCCAGGCGAAGTTATGGTTTTCACGGGTTCAGGCTTTGAAAGCCACCAGCTCACAAACGAGCCCCATCCGGCACACTGCGTTTTTGAGTTTATTTACTTTGCAAGACCCGATTCCGTCATAGACGGCAAACTCGTCTACAAGGTTCGGGAAAGAATCGGAAGGGAACTTGCCCGCGAGCATGATGTTGAAGCAGATATCGTTTCTCCTGTTCCTGACTCGGGAATTACGTCCGCAATCGGCTATGCAAGAGAGTCCGAAATCATGTACCTGGAAGGTCTTATGAAAAACCGCTACATAGGACGCACATTTATTCTTCCGGGACAGGACCTGCGCGAAACTGCTGTTAGGCTCAAGATGAACGCAATTCAGGAGAACGTCAAAGGTAAGCGTGTAGTCCTTGTAGATGATAGCATTGTCCGCGGCACGACCTCCAGGCGTATCATAGATATGGTCAGGAAGGCAGGAGCTTCGGAAGTCCATGCAAGGGTCGGAAGTCCGGCAATTATTGCCCCCTGCTATCTAGGGATCGATATGGCAACCCGGCAGGAACTTATCGCCTCATACAAGACTATAAAAGAGGTTGAAGGGCTAATAAACGCCGACTCTCTAGGTTATCTCAGCATTGACGGGCTCATGAGAGCTCTTGAGTGCGATAAGAACGACATGTGCATTGGCTGCCTTACAGGTGAATACCCTGTGGAAATCCCAGGTGAGAAATGCAGAAAAAAGCAGTCCCGCCTTGATGATTTCAGTAAGGCCAAAAATCCCTCTAAATAA
- a CDS encoding ATP-binding protein → MKLISIGKIHEVGEGCACPMGMLVKQFIGNLRLNPDEVVITDTEAGIEHFGRGIEENADAILMVIDPSYESMRLSEKVAELSGSIGKPVYFVLNKVDGANEQFMRETLEDRNTVIAAIPADSSLSLAGLRGEEIMTDKAEIKHLWQTLMEN, encoded by the coding sequence GTGAAACTTATTTCCATCGGGAAAATTCACGAAGTGGGAGAAGGATGTGCCTGTCCCATGGGGATGCTTGTAAAACAATTCATAGGCAACCTGAGGCTGAATCCCGATGAAGTAGTAATCACCGATACGGAGGCTGGCATAGAGCACTTCGGGAGAGGGATTGAGGAGAATGCAGATGCAATCCTCATGGTGATAGATCCGTCCTACGAATCCATGAGATTATCCGAAAAAGTTGCGGAATTAAGTGGAAGCATCGGAAAACCGGTATATTTTGTCCTGAACAAAGTGGACGGGGCAAACGAACAATTCATGCGGGAAACTCTCGAGGACCGGAATACAGTCATTGCGGCGATCCCGGCGGATAGCTCCCTCTCACTGGCAGGGCTCAGGGGAGAGGAGATCATGACGGATAAGGCCGAAATTAAGCACCTGTGGCAGACCCTGATGGAGAATTGA
- a CDS encoding MarR family winged helix-turn-helix transcriptional regulator — MKQKKIKEVAELQFDLLNLFHKNFSKAFHEVGDGPYNLNKNQKRAIMVIGMKGEIIPSVLGEYLDLQKGSLTSMIDALEEEGVIRRRGDPEDRRKTLISLTENGREYRNWLTGEIQAIVAEVLGKLDEDEIISYQESLENMIKFFKKLDERN; from the coding sequence ATGAAACAAAAGAAAATAAAAGAAGTAGCCGAACTCCAGTTCGACCTCCTGAACCTCTTCCACAAGAATTTCTCAAAAGCTTTCCATGAAGTGGGAGACGGCCCCTATAACCTGAACAAGAACCAGAAAAGAGCTATCATGGTCATCGGAATGAAGGGAGAAATTATCCCCTCTGTCCTGGGAGAATACCTGGACCTCCAGAAAGGAAGCCTGACAAGCATGATCGACGCCCTGGAAGAAGAAGGTGTGATCCGTAGAAGAGGTGACCCTGAAGACCGCAGGAAAACCCTGATATCCCTCACTGAAAACGGCAGAGAATACAGAAACTGGCTCACTGGGGAAATACAGGCGATTGTAGCCGAAGTCCTTGGAAAGCTGGATGAGGACGAAATAATCAGTTACCAGGAAAGCCTTGAAAATATGATAAAATTTTTTAAGAAACTGGATGAAAGGAACTGA
- a CDS encoding ABC transporter substrate-binding protein has product MKYKKELGIGLGILLVLSLFVVLSNSNTPDTKTADEDSRITIIDSLGREVTLDKPAERIACTHYSVDEILKAVGAWNRVVARDGYISDENFYPGLDEIPAICPPKNPMDINYEKTVEVRPDVLILPKFEWYDTTDEIINTFEPDIPVVFVDTLNPDSFCDTVQIIGKIVGNEDEAQEFIDFYSGIYDPIVTKTSQLAPEERLNVFYKAFSDNPEQIKTYGKEMPGGNELFEAAGGRNIAGNLPFAYAEVDNEWVLEQDIDAIVVMCWDKRYPETFGYTVQDPELALEGAQEIREEIMEQDVFAHTDAVKNEKVYLLHNELLSTPRHVIAIAYMAKWFYPDMFPDLDPEALHQEYLSRFMNTDYNLSDAGLFAYPA; this is encoded by the coding sequence ATGAAGTACAAGAAGGAATTGGGGATCGGATTAGGAATTTTACTGGTACTGTCACTTTTTGTAGTCCTTTCAAACTCAAACACTCCTGACACAAAAACCGCAGATGAAGATTCCCGTATCACAATCATTGACTCCCTCGGCAGGGAAGTAACCCTCGATAAACCTGCTGAAAGAATCGCATGCACCCATTACTCAGTCGATGAGATCCTCAAAGCCGTTGGAGCCTGGAATAGGGTAGTTGCACGGGACGGGTACATATCAGATGAAAATTTTTATCCGGGTTTGGATGAGATCCCGGCTATATGCCCGCCCAAAAACCCTATGGACATCAATTATGAAAAAACTGTAGAAGTCCGGCCGGATGTTCTCATCCTGCCGAAATTTGAATGGTATGACACCACTGATGAAATAATCAACACCTTTGAACCTGATATCCCGGTCGTTTTCGTAGATACACTAAATCCCGATTCTTTTTGTGACACTGTTCAGATTATCGGAAAAATTGTTGGGAATGAGGATGAAGCTCAGGAATTTATTGATTTTTACAGTGGAATTTATGACCCTATTGTAACTAAAACTTCACAACTTGCTCCGGAAGAGCGTTTGAATGTATTTTATAAGGCTTTTTCGGACAATCCTGAACAAATAAAAACCTATGGGAAAGAAATGCCCGGCGGTAACGAGTTATTTGAAGCTGCCGGTGGAAGAAACATCGCGGGAAATCTTCCTTTCGCTTATGCAGAAGTAGATAATGAATGGGTCCTTGAACAGGACATTGATGCCATTGTAGTCATGTGCTGGGATAAACGTTATCCTGAAACATTCGGATATACCGTCCAGGACCCGGAACTGGCTTTAGAGGGAGCTCAGGAGATCCGGGAAGAAATCATGGAACAGGATGTCTTTGCACATACTGACGCCGTTAAAAACGAAAAGGTGTACCTGCTTCATAACGAATTGCTTTCCACCCCCAGGCATGTCATTGCCATAGCTTACATGGCCAAATGGTTCTATCCCGACATGTTTCCCGATCTCGATCCTGAAGCACTACATCAGGAATACCTGAGCCGGTTTATGAATACCGATTATAACCTTTCCGATGCAGGGCTCTTTGCTTATCCTGCTTAA
- a CDS encoding secondary thiamine-phosphate synthase enzyme YjbQ, protein MKLKIETSKRIELIDITPEVQEEARISGVEEGICIISTRHTTAGIIINENESGLKEDILNLLGRLVPSGAGYRHDRIDNNADAHLKSVLLGTSETLPVVQGKLELGTWQSIFFAEMDGPRHRTVNLTILKIE, encoded by the coding sequence TTGAAACTCAAGATTGAAACTTCAAAGCGCATAGAGCTGATAGACATTACCCCGGAAGTCCAGGAAGAAGCCAGGATAAGCGGAGTAGAGGAAGGCATATGCATCATCAGCACCAGGCACACAACTGCAGGTATTATAATTAATGAGAATGAGAGCGGGTTGAAGGAAGACATTCTGAACCTGCTGGGAAGACTCGTTCCTTCGGGAGCCGGATACAGGCACGACCGCATAGATAACAACGCCGATGCCCATCTCAAATCCGTACTGCTTGGGACAAGCGAAACCCTGCCAGTTGTACAGGGAAAGCTGGAGCTCGGCACCTGGCAGAGTATCTTTTTTGCCGAGATGGACGGCCCGAGGCACAGGACAGTAAATCTGACGATTCTTAAGATCGAATAA